A window of the Caldalkalibacillus salinus genome harbors these coding sequences:
- a CDS encoding sensor histidine kinase — MNVTIQNKLTAYFCILIISMSVVTFYIYQSSERSIRQYDDILQRFLLLNEITQRNNQVHELFQSYLLVPTEDKRRQYEEYRADIQQLQGEFAQLEVADEVRPMHKNYYHMLSYFFNRMDLAMDTYTKHSWEHFQYREDVQKVASWLNETSLSFIHHELQSYHELHHGILMKNQHHLSLGLMAVIFFFNLSLLFTYVFCKRVTDPIRFLAKQAKELSKGRFDIEDAPENRQDEFAILNRTFNQMKRSIQKLILEMKQKAALETELKEQTIQNIEMNHLLKEMELRTLQNQMNPHFLFNTLNTLSKMAYIEGAEKSSDLIVSVSSLLRYCLKSLDQPVTLKDEINHVRDYFEIQRSRFGQRVTFDMNIDSNDLSHTVPLLTLQPLVENACIHGIDTLEEGAVIRVNVYDTQGHTLIDVYDNGVGIDEETLEETLSHLQNQQVQQNDLQSTNRKGHTTGIGLSNVFKRLSLFYQDHNVMDIHSKPGEGTRIRLKLPKQNTQLNEGVS, encoded by the coding sequence ATGAATGTAACCATTCAAAATAAGCTTACGGCCTATTTCTGTATTTTAATCATATCCATGAGTGTCGTTACTTTTTATATTTATCAAAGTAGTGAGAGATCGATTCGTCAGTACGATGACATCCTGCAGAGGTTTCTGTTGTTAAATGAGATCACGCAACGGAACAACCAAGTACATGAGTTGTTCCAGTCCTATTTACTCGTGCCCACTGAGGATAAACGACGTCAGTATGAAGAGTACAGGGCAGACATTCAGCAGTTACAAGGAGAATTCGCTCAACTGGAGGTAGCTGATGAGGTACGTCCCATGCATAAAAACTATTATCATATGCTCTCCTATTTCTTTAATCGGATGGATCTGGCGATGGACACGTACACGAAGCACAGCTGGGAGCATTTTCAATATAGAGAAGATGTGCAGAAGGTGGCCTCATGGTTAAATGAAACGAGTCTATCTTTTATCCATCATGAATTGCAAAGTTATCATGAATTACATCATGGTATTTTAATGAAAAATCAGCATCACCTGTCCTTAGGATTGATGGCCGTCATTTTCTTTTTTAATCTGAGCCTGTTATTCACCTATGTGTTCTGTAAGAGAGTAACGGACCCCATACGGTTCCTCGCCAAACAAGCCAAAGAACTTTCCAAAGGGCGCTTTGATATTGAAGATGCACCAGAGAATAGGCAAGATGAGTTTGCGATCCTAAACCGGACGTTTAATCAGATGAAAAGAAGTATCCAGAAATTAATTCTCGAAATGAAGCAAAAAGCTGCGCTTGAAACGGAGCTGAAAGAACAAACGATACAAAATATTGAAATGAACCATCTGTTAAAAGAAATGGAACTGCGCACTTTACAGAATCAAATGAATCCGCACTTTTTATTTAATACGCTTAATACGTTATCCAAGATGGCCTATATTGAGGGGGCAGAAAAATCTAGCGATCTCATTGTTTCCGTGTCCAGCCTCCTGCGTTACTGCCTAAAGTCTTTAGATCAGCCGGTCACGTTAAAAGATGAGATTAATCATGTTCGTGATTATTTTGAGATTCAAAGGAGTCGTTTTGGCCAGCGCGTCACGTTTGATATGAATATTGACAGCAATGACTTATCTCACACTGTGCCACTTTTGACGTTACAGCCATTGGTTGAAAATGCGTGTATTCATGGCATTGATACGTTGGAGGAAGGCGCCGTCATACGTGTCAATGTTTATGATACACAGGGTCATACACTTATTGACGTTTATGATAATGGGGTAGGCATAGATGAAGAGACATTAGAAGAGACCTTATCTCATCTGCAAAATCAGCAGGTTCAACAGAACGACCTACAGTCAACGAATCGAAAAGGTCATACGACAGGGATTGGTTTATCGAATGTGTTCAAACGATTATCTTTATTCTATCAAGATCACAATGTCATGGATATCCATTCAAAACCAGGAGAAGGGACACGCATTCGATTAAAACTTCCCAAACAAAATACTCAATTAAATGAGGGGGTCTCATGA
- a CDS encoding penicillin-binding transpeptidase domain-containing protein: MPNHTKARSLSFRLNILFLITFGLFSVLIFRLGFLQIVHGEEWRHQSDTTVRKIMVEAPRGKIMDRNEEVLVQNTPIYTVTYTENSRFSPHNREIVAERLAKLLDWDKGAILHEMDKGVPFAPTRIKQDLSFETVSKIEENRAELPGIDMMIDAERAYPYGPLFRHFLGKVGPIQADQLQYYQSRGYRMNDMVGTSYLEWQYEEQLRGKEGVIEVTVDRQLKPMGDPVFSPGQRGNDLVLTIDRKLQQTIENVIEDTIAENDMVDEAFFVAMNPKTGEILGMSNDVRTIGAGKTSYAMGSTVKMATVLMGLQEGVVTPNTTIYDTPMRIGNLTKKSWTNLGNVNTLTALQRSSNIFMFRIGLDLNHRLGDRQEAFDRAHYYFSQFGLGVKTGIDLPEEYDGYKSDATLLGLLADFMIGQYHNYTPLQLAQYVSTIANDGYRMQPYVVKEIRRGTTGEVDLLQVVKKTEPKVLNRVDMSDDDIQLVKRGMEMVTEPGGTAYRIFRDFPVKVAAKTGTAQTVEADGSFGNNHTLLVGYAPADDPQIAFASVVPKSQKSNSQGQVAYAQLITKQILTAFFDLNEHRE, encoded by the coding sequence GTGCCGAATCATACTAAAGCAAGATCTTTATCTTTCCGCTTGAATATTTTATTTTTGATCACGTTTGGGCTGTTTTCTGTTCTCATTTTTCGCTTAGGATTTTTGCAGATTGTACACGGTGAAGAATGGCGTCATCAATCAGACACGACCGTACGAAAAATCATGGTCGAGGCTCCGCGCGGCAAAATCATGGATCGCAACGAAGAGGTATTGGTTCAAAATACACCGATCTATACGGTGACCTATACAGAGAATAGTCGTTTTTCCCCTCATAATCGGGAGATCGTAGCAGAACGTCTGGCAAAACTGTTGGATTGGGATAAGGGAGCCATACTTCATGAGATGGACAAAGGGGTTCCCTTTGCCCCAACGAGAATCAAACAGGATTTATCATTTGAGACTGTTTCAAAGATAGAAGAAAATCGAGCAGAACTGCCCGGCATCGATATGATGATTGACGCAGAGAGGGCGTATCCATACGGCCCACTTTTTCGACATTTCTTGGGGAAAGTGGGGCCTATTCAGGCTGATCAACTGCAGTATTACCAATCGAGGGGATATCGCATGAATGACATGGTCGGAACCAGTTACCTGGAGTGGCAATATGAGGAGCAGTTGCGGGGGAAAGAAGGTGTGATCGAAGTGACGGTCGATCGTCAACTGAAACCGATGGGTGATCCCGTCTTCAGTCCTGGTCAGCGCGGGAACGATTTAGTGCTGACGATTGACCGTAAGTTGCAACAGACGATTGAAAATGTCATTGAGGACACCATCGCCGAAAATGACATGGTGGATGAAGCTTTTTTCGTGGCTATGAATCCTAAAACGGGTGAAATTCTTGGCATGTCTAACGATGTGAGAACAATCGGAGCAGGCAAAACGTCATATGCCATGGGTTCTACGGTTAAAATGGCCACTGTCCTTATGGGGCTTCAGGAAGGGGTTGTGACGCCGAACACGACGATATATGATACGCCGATGCGCATTGGAAATCTAACCAAAAAATCGTGGACAAATCTAGGGAATGTGAATACGTTAACAGCGTTACAGCGATCATCTAATATCTTCATGTTCCGTATTGGACTTGACTTGAATCATCGTTTAGGAGACCGCCAGGAAGCATTTGACCGAGCGCATTATTATTTTTCACAGTTCGGGTTAGGGGTTAAGACCGGCATCGATCTTCCCGAAGAGTATGATGGATATAAAAGTGACGCAACATTGTTAGGGCTATTGGCCGACTTTATGATTGGACAATATCATAATTATACCCCGCTACAATTAGCTCAGTATGTCTCCACCATCGCCAACGATGGCTATCGTATGCAGCCTTATGTGGTAAAGGAGATTCGTCGAGGGACTACGGGGGAAGTAGACTTGCTGCAGGTGGTGAAGAAAACGGAACCTAAAGTCCTTAATCGCGTGGATATGAGTGATGACGATATTCAACTCGTCAAACGGGGAATGGAGATGGTGACAGAGCCAGGTGGTACTGCTTATCGTATATTTCGTGACTTCCCTGTAAAAGTCGCAGCTAAAACGGGAACGGCACAAACGGTTGAGGCTGACGGTTCTTTTGGGAACAACCATACCTTGCTTGTCGGTTATGCCCCTGCCGATGATCCGCAGATTGCTTTTGCTTCTGTTGTACCCAAATCGCAGAAGTCGAATTCCCAGGGGCAAGTGGCCTACGCCCAGTTGATTACCAAACAGATTCTAACGGCGTTCTTTGATTTAAATGAACATAGAGAGTAG
- a CDS encoding VOC family protein gives MKLRHLNLTVDDVEASRKFLETYFDMKWVGGNGKGFAVMFDDDQFVLTLMKGMNVQYPKTFHVGFPQESREKVDDINKRLKTDGYEVDAPIESHGYTFYVQAPGEFTVEVIKRNG, from the coding sequence GTGAAACTTAGACACTTAAATTTAACTGTTGATGATGTTGAAGCTTCTCGGAAGTTCTTAGAAACATATTTTGATATGAAATGGGTTGGCGGCAACGGAAAAGGGTTTGCTGTCATGTTTGATGATGACCAGTTCGTATTGACATTAATGAAAGGGATGAACGTTCAATATCCGAAAACCTTTCATGTTGGCTTTCCTCAAGAGAGTAGAGAAAAAGTGGACGACATTAACAAGCGTCTAAAAACTGATGGTTATGAAGTGGATGCTCCGATTGAATCTCATGGATATACCTTTTATGTTCAAGCTCCAGGTGAGTTTACTGTTGAAGTTATCAAAAGAAACGGGTAG
- a CDS encoding MFS transporter — protein sequence MINIMRKRNETLLILVMLTVTLSSMSILLFNFVLPLIREEFQLNSSQVSWVTSSYTLLYGIGTAIYGKMADRYKLKHLLTFGLIVFSLASLLGFFSTSYWLLLVARCLQAIGAASIPAAATLIPIRYYPLEQRGKAMGTVFAGVALGNALGPMTSAMIVSVLDWRWLFAVPMLLVFTLPLYIKFLGDEQTTESRIDWLGGALLAVSVAQFLLAATIYIGWVIGGVIAFICFITRIRTAKDPFVQPVLFKNRAYTFYLMLAFVVTGIGYSLFFTTPLFLAEVHDLQASIIGLVMVPAAAVTALLNRQGGQLADSKGPNVLFFIASVLLFSCYFLLSTFIGSSVWLIACLLILGYVGQSFMGIVMSRSISLTLPSKHAGIGMGLLMMQNFISGSFAIAVYSRIIDFETSRSWNPLSASLAGSIYSNLFLGLAILCVAVFAIYRYNVRHSSKRSMREIEG from the coding sequence ATGATAAATATAATGAGGAAACGCAATGAAACGTTGCTCATTTTAGTGATGTTAACCGTTACCCTGTCCTCTATGAGTATTCTGCTTTTCAACTTTGTCCTTCCGTTAATCCGGGAGGAGTTTCAACTCAATAGCTCCCAAGTCAGTTGGGTTACCTCTTCGTATACGCTTTTATACGGAATTGGAACGGCTATTTATGGAAAAATGGCCGATCGTTACAAACTGAAGCACTTGTTAACATTTGGCTTAATTGTATTCAGTTTAGCTTCTTTACTTGGCTTCTTTTCCACTTCCTACTGGCTGCTGTTGGTCGCAAGATGTCTACAGGCTATCGGAGCTGCATCTATTCCGGCGGCTGCAACGCTAATCCCGATTCGCTATTATCCATTGGAACAGAGAGGCAAAGCGATGGGTACCGTATTTGCTGGTGTCGCGCTAGGAAATGCACTTGGTCCAATGACTTCCGCAATGATTGTTAGTGTGTTGGATTGGAGGTGGTTGTTTGCGGTTCCAATGTTACTGGTATTCACCTTACCCCTTTATATAAAATTTCTGGGAGACGAACAAACGACGGAATCAAGAATTGATTGGCTGGGCGGCGCTTTGTTGGCAGTCAGTGTGGCACAATTTTTATTAGCTGCCACGATTTATATAGGATGGGTGATTGGCGGAGTGATCGCGTTCATCTGTTTTATCACACGTATCCGTACTGCTAAGGATCCATTTGTGCAACCGGTGCTTTTTAAGAATCGAGCGTACACTTTTTATCTTATGCTAGCATTTGTTGTCACAGGCATTGGTTATTCTTTATTTTTCACCACTCCTTTATTTCTGGCAGAGGTGCATGATCTTCAAGCGAGTATTATTGGTTTAGTGATGGTGCCTGCCGCAGCAGTTACAGCACTTTTGAACCGGCAGGGAGGACAGCTGGCAGATAGCAAAGGTCCAAACGTTTTATTCTTTATTGCCTCGGTATTATTGTTCTCTTGTTACTTCCTTTTGTCCACGTTTATTGGTTCCAGTGTATGGCTGATTGCTTGTTTGCTTATATTGGGGTACGTAGGTCAATCGTTCATGGGGATTGTGATGTCGAGGTCAATTTCGTTAACGTTGCCGTCGAAGCATGCAGGTATAGGTATGGGGTTGTTAATGATGCAAAACTTTATTTCAGGTTCGTTTGCTATTGCAGTTTATAGTAGGATCATTGATTTTGAAACAAGCCGTTCATGGAATCCGCTATCTGCCTCTTTGGCGGGATCTATCTACAGTAATCTCTTTCTAGGGTTGGCGATTTTGTGTGTGGCTGTTTTTGCTATATATCGTTATAACGTGCGACATAGTTCAAAAAGAAGCATGCGGGAAATTGAGGGATGA
- a CDS encoding DUF4830 domain-containing protein, whose product MRNRICLILIGLFIISGCGQESLNEHHKQYLADRGWEINKATEVKTYILNMPQEVLSDYEASGITFLEDYVGQEVTSHTYELKETDTDGERLKAVVFEAEDDIIGGFGVLPNWSPGRFDLSEKERLINDNKIKQ is encoded by the coding sequence TTGAGAAATAGAATATGTCTCATATTAATTGGATTGTTCATCATTTCTGGTTGTGGTCAAGAGAGCTTAAATGAACATCATAAACAGTACTTAGCAGATAGAGGGTGGGAAATTAACAAAGCGACTGAAGTCAAAACCTACATATTAAACATGCCACAGGAAGTGCTAAGTGATTATGAAGCGAGCGGGATCACCTTCTTGGAAGATTATGTAGGCCAAGAAGTGACAAGCCATACTTACGAGTTAAAGGAAACAGATACTGATGGGGAACGTTTAAAAGCAGTCGTATTTGAAGCCGAAGACGACATTATTGGAGGTTTTGGCGTACTTCCTAATTGGTCACCAGGTAGATTTGATTTGAGCGAAAAAGAACGTTTAATCAATGATAATAAGATTAAACAGTAA
- a CDS encoding BlaI/MecI/CopY family transcriptional regulator: MKDLPQISEAELEVMKIIWKHHPINTNEVVEKLSQTATWSPKTIQTMLLRLLKKGALSNHKEGRVFVYTPNVAQSDYIEVESDSFLHRFYDGALHSMVLNFLEKDKLSDDEINELYHMLEEHKNRKKE; the protein is encoded by the coding sequence ATGAAAGATTTACCTCAAATTTCGGAAGCTGAATTAGAAGTAATGAAAATTATCTGGAAGCATCATCCCATCAATACGAATGAGGTGGTTGAGAAGCTATCCCAAACAGCGACATGGAGCCCAAAAACCATTCAAACAATGTTGTTACGGCTACTGAAAAAAGGGGCCTTAAGTAACCATAAGGAAGGTCGCGTCTTTGTTTATACACCGAATGTAGCCCAAAGTGATTACATCGAAGTCGAGAGTGATAGTTTTTTACATCGTTTTTACGATGGTGCCCTTCATTCTATGGTGTTGAACTTTTTGGAAAAAGATAAGCTCTCGGATGATGAAATTAATGAGTTGTATCACATGTTAGAAGAACATAAGAACAGAAAGAAGGAATAA
- a CDS encoding TetR/AcrR family transcriptional regulator: MASSRKKETSEKIMDAAIELFSKNGFDGVTTEEIAAAAGFSEKTLFRHFKSKQNLLEQAIDRYHYADEMRAIFDNELSGNVYDDLRLISENYHRIMYRNRKMLRVIMKVGNNLPGLHQYAHRHPRALQEFLTQYFGDMKKQNKLRDVDEEKVAITFLYMNFGLAQGRMNEDPAFSDEEFKALLKESVDLFTRGLTP; this comes from the coding sequence ATGGCTTCAAGTCGAAAAAAGGAAACTTCAGAAAAAATTATGGATGCGGCTATTGAGCTGTTTTCTAAGAATGGATTTGACGGTGTGACAACAGAGGAAATCGCTGCCGCAGCTGGTTTTAGTGAGAAGACGTTGTTTCGCCATTTCAAAAGTAAGCAGAATTTATTAGAGCAGGCCATTGATCGCTATCACTATGCAGATGAAATGCGTGCGATTTTTGACAATGAGCTTAGTGGGAATGTATATGATGATTTGAGGTTAATTAGTGAGAATTACCACAGGATTATGTACCGAAACCGCAAGATGCTGCGAGTGATTATGAAAGTCGGAAATAACCTTCCGGGACTGCATCAATATGCTCATAGGCATCCGAGAGCATTGCAGGAATTTTTAACTCAATATTTTGGGGATATGAAAAAACAAAATAAACTGCGTGATGTAGATGAAGAAAAGGTAGCGATTACTTTTTTGTATATGAACTTTGGTTTAGCACAGGGAAGAATGAATGAGGACCCGGCGTTTTCTGATGAAGAATTTAAAGCATTGTTGAAAGAAAGTGTTGACCTTTTTACTAGGGGATTAACTCCCTAA
- a CDS encoding BlaR1 family beta-lactam sensor/signal transducer yields MDLSFFTPFLISHLLLSVILCIIIFIKKAVKSHITVNSQYHMSLISLLALVAPFIPLQSQTLQPFYDWIMSVGMSESNASDSAAAGNTTQAMLQNTHWLQDFSMSIEQSSFGMMEVSFFLLWITGMIAVLLMTLSSILRIGKIKKSLHVVENKPLLTVFSACKKKLHIHKDVILGHSSLVKSPITFGLIRPYIVLPDHMSMFSTEELKCVLLHELYHCKRRDMLVNYVMCLFQTVYWFNPLVWYFLREMKTEMEMSCDYAVLTSLEQEAHLNYAEVILKFASLSQRTSSLLTASEMSHSYKQVKRRLATILNFQAESRPLKLKSALVFVTVLAVILMSIPSLSVMAMNKDKHDFAYTNVTYKNDNFFDERSGSAVLYDASKDQYTIYNEEESTTRYAPASTYKIFSALFALESGIITKEDSNLTWDGTVYQYEEWHQDHDLFSAMESSATWYFQHLDQQMGKETLQHYYEQINYGNRNLSGHISDYWLDSLKISPVEQVELLKKFYLNDFEFAQTNVETVKDALLLEESNGLRLYCKTGTAVLNGEDIDGWFVGYVESRENYYVFAVHIQGDKQSGGRAAANIALAILEEEGIYQSTTSPR; encoded by the coding sequence ATGGACCTTTCTTTCTTTACACCCTTTCTCATCAGTCATCTCCTATTATCTGTGATCCTTTGCATCATTATCTTCATTAAAAAAGCCGTCAAGAGCCACATCACTGTGAATAGCCAGTATCACATGAGTTTGATTTCTCTTTTGGCCTTAGTTGCTCCTTTTATCCCCTTACAGTCTCAAACTTTACAACCATTCTATGACTGGATCATGAGCGTGGGCATGAGTGAGTCGAACGCTTCGGATAGTGCTGCTGCTGGGAACACGACACAAGCAATGCTACAGAACACACATTGGCTACAAGACTTTTCGATGTCCATTGAACAATCCTCATTCGGTATGATGGAGGTCAGTTTTTTCCTCCTGTGGATCACCGGCATGATCGCTGTGCTTCTAATGACGTTATCTAGCATTCTAAGAATCGGTAAAATAAAGAAAAGTCTACACGTTGTTGAAAACAAACCGTTACTCACGGTTTTTTCTGCATGCAAAAAGAAACTCCATATTCATAAAGACGTTATATTAGGGCACTCTTCATTGGTCAAATCCCCTATAACGTTTGGGCTAATCCGCCCCTATATTGTCCTACCCGATCATATGTCTATGTTTTCTACTGAGGAACTGAAATGTGTTTTGCTTCATGAGCTGTACCATTGTAAACGTAGAGATATGCTTGTAAATTACGTCATGTGTTTGTTTCAAACGGTCTATTGGTTTAATCCGCTCGTCTGGTATTTCTTAAGGGAAATGAAAACGGAGATGGAGATGTCTTGTGATTATGCCGTTTTAACATCACTAGAGCAGGAAGCGCATCTTAACTATGCTGAGGTAATTTTAAAATTTGCTTCTCTTTCTCAACGAACATCCTCTTTGCTAACGGCTTCGGAAATGAGCCACTCCTACAAACAAGTCAAGAGACGCCTGGCGACCATCTTAAATTTTCAAGCAGAATCACGTCCGCTTAAACTGAAAAGCGCGCTCGTCTTCGTCACTGTGTTAGCCGTCATTCTAATGAGTATCCCCTCTTTATCTGTCATGGCTATGAACAAAGATAAACATGATTTTGCTTATACGAATGTGACGTACAAAAATGACAACTTCTTTGACGAACGTTCCGGAAGTGCGGTACTGTATGATGCAAGCAAGGATCAGTATACCATCTATAATGAAGAGGAAAGTACGACAAGATATGCACCCGCCTCCACTTATAAGATATTCAGTGCATTGTTTGCGCTAGAGTCCGGGATTATTACTAAGGAGGATTCAAATCTGACGTGGGATGGCACAGTCTATCAGTATGAGGAATGGCATCAGGACCATGATTTATTCTCTGCGATGGAAAGCTCAGCCACATGGTATTTCCAGCATCTTGATCAACAGATGGGTAAAGAGACATTACAGCACTACTACGAACAAATAAACTACGGAAACAGAAATCTATCCGGTCATATCTCAGATTATTGGCTGGATTCCCTCAAGATTTCTCCTGTCGAACAGGTAGAATTATTGAAGAAGTTCTATCTTAATGATTTCGAATTTGCCCAGACGAACGTTGAAACGGTGAAGGACGCCTTGCTTCTGGAGGAATCGAATGGTCTTCGCTTATATTGTAAAACGGGGACGGCTGTTCTTAACGGAGAAGATATAGATGGTTGGTTTGTGGGATATGTAGAATCACGAGAGAATTATTACGTCTTTGCGGTTCATATCCAAGGTGACAAGCAGTCAGGTGGGCGCGCGGCTGCCAATATCGCATTGGCCATCTTAGAGGAAGAAGGGATTTATCAATCTACTACTAGCCCACGATAA